The following coding sequences lie in one Crassostrea angulata isolate pt1a10 chromosome 10, ASM2561291v2, whole genome shotgun sequence genomic window:
- the LOC128165229 gene encoding 5'-AMP-activated protein kinase catalytic subunit alpha-2-like isoform X9: MAEKSSSSQNAQVKIGHYILGDTLGIGTFGKVKIATHQLTNHKVAVKILNRQKIKSLDVVGKIKREIQNLKLFRHPHIIKLYQVISTPTDIFMVMEYVSGGELFDYIVKHGKLKEPEARRFFQQIISGVDYCHRHMVVHRDLKPENLLLDSSLNVKIADFGLSNMMHDGEFLRTSCGSPNYAAPEVISGKLYAGPEVDIWSCGVILYALLCGTLPFDDEHVPTLFRKIKSGIFAVPDYLNKEVVSLLCLMLQVDPLKRATIAQIRDHDWFQKDLPTYLFPSPQDQDASIVEMDVIREICEKFGVTEYEVQRALLSNDPHDQLNIAYHLIVDNRRLAGEVTDVELQEFYLASSPPPDSFLLASSPMRPHPERMPEMKNTTHTLEPVSSAKQLGAQAKKAKWHLGIRSQSKPLDIMHEVFRAMKTLDYEWKIVTPYHVRVRRKNPVTGRFSKMSLQLYQVDQKSYLLDFKSLSNVEIHESMSSSSSLEGGRMPLSPPSSCSDLDPVTDTVLLMPDPAASEAQVISNHESASTSESFCSNLDEKMDIDEEQPRQHQTLEFFEMCASLITTLAR; the protein is encoded by the exons ATGGCGGAGAAGTCCTCCTCCTCTCAAAACGCACAAGTCAAGATTGGACATTACATTTTGGGGGATACCCTAGGAATAGGAACGTTTGGCAAAGTTAAAA TTGCCACACATCAGCTGACCAATCATAAGGTGGCGGTAAAGATCCTCAACAGGCAGAAGATCAAGAGTCTCGATGTTGTCGGTAAAATCAAGAGAGAAATTCAGAATCTCAAGCTTTTTCGTCACCCACACATTATCAAACT GTATCAGGTGATCAGTACCCCCACAGATATCTTCATGGTGATGGAGTATGTGTCTGGGGGAGAATTGTTTGATTACATCGTCAAACATGGCAAG CTGAAGGAGCCGGAGGCCCGGCGCTTCTTCCAGCAGATTATATCTGGTGTGGATTATTGTCATCGTCACATGGTTGTTCATAGAGATCTGAAACCAGAAAACCTCCTTCTAGACAGCAGCCTCAATGTTAAAATTGCTGACTTTG GGCTTTCAAACATGATGCATGATGGCGAGTTTTTACGTACCAGCTGTGGCTCACCAAATTATGCTGCCCCAGAAGTCATCTCAGGGAA GTTGTATGCCGGACCAGAGGTGGACATCTGGAGTTGTGGGGTCATCCTGTATGCCTTGTTGTGTGGAACA CTGCCATTTGATGATGAACATGTGCCAACTTTATTCCGGAAAATTAAAT CTGGGATATTTGCTGTGCCAGATTATCTGAACAAAGAGGTCGTCAGTCTGCTGTGTTTGATGCTGCAAGTGGATCCACTCAAACGGGCCACCATAGCCCAAATCAG GGATCACGATTGGTTCCAAAAAGATTTGCCGACTTACCTTTTCCCCTCGCCTCAAGATCAGGATGCATCCATCGTAGAAATGGACGTCATTCGTGAAATTTGTGAG AAATTCGGAGTGACGGAGTATGAGGTACAACGAGCGTTGCTCAGTAATGACCCCCACGACCAGCTGAATATAGCCTATCACCTGATTGTGGACAACCGCAGATTGGCGGGAGAAG TCACTGATGTGGAGTTACAGGAGTTTTACCTGGCCTCGAGTCCTCCCCCTGATTCCTTCCTCTTG GCGTCCAGTCCCATGAGACCCCACCCAGAGAGAATGCCAG AAATGAAGAACACAACACACACTCTGGAGCCTGTCTCTAGTGCCAAGCAGCTAGGGGCTCAGGCAAAGAAGGCCAAATGGCATTTAG GAATAAGATCTCAGAGTAAACCATTGGATATCATGCATGAAGTATTCCGAGCCATGAAAACGTTGGACTAT GAATGGAAGATCGTGACTCCATACCATGTTCGCGTTAGAAGGAAGAATCCAGTCACAGGGCGTTTT TCCAAGATGAGTCTACAGCTGTACCAGGTGGACCAGAAGAGTTACCTGCTGGACTTTAAGAGTCTGTCCAACGTGGAGATCCACGAGTCCATGTCCTCCTCGTCCTCCCTGGAGGGCGGCCGCATGCCCCTATCTCCCCCCTCCTCCTGCTCCGACCTAG ATCCCGTCACCGACACTGTTCTGTTAATGCCTG ATCCTGCAGCATCTGAAGCACAAGTTATCAGTAACCATG aatCTGCTTCAACCAGTGAAAGTTTCTGTAGCAACCTAG ACGAGAAAATGGACATAGATGAGGAACAGCCTAGGCAGCATCAGACCCTGGAGTTCTTTGAAATGTGTGCAAGTCTCATCACCACACTGGCCAGATAG
- the LOC128165229 gene encoding 5'-AMP-activated protein kinase catalytic subunit alpha-2-like isoform X7 has product MAEKSSSSQNAQVKIGHYILGDTLGIGTFGKVKIATHQLTNHKVAVKILNRQKIKSLDVVGKIKREIQNLKLFRHPHIIKLYQVISTPTDIFMVMEYVSGGELFDYIVKHGKLKEPEARRFFQQIISGVDYCHRHMVVHRDLKPENLLLDSSLNVKIADFGLSNMMHDGEFLRTSCGSPNYAAPEVISGKLYAGPEVDIWSCGVILYALLCGTLPFDDEHVPTLFRKIKSGIFAVPDYLNKEVVSLLCLMLQVDPLKRATIAQIRDHDWFQKDLPTYLFPSPQDQDASIVEMDVIREICEKFGVTEYEVQRALLSNDPHDQLNIAYHLIVDNRRLAGEGDLGVTDVELQEFYLASSPPPDSFLLASSPMRPHPERMPEMKNTTHTLEPVSSAKQLGAQAKKAKWHLGIRSQSKPLDIMHEVFRAMKTLDYEWKIVTPYHVRVRRKNPVTGRFSKMSLQLYQVDQKSYLLDFKSLSNVEIHESMSSSSSLEGGRMPLSPPSSCSDLDPVTDTVLLMPDPAASEAQVISNHESASTSESFCSNLDEKMDIDEEQPRQHQTLEFFEMCASLITTLAR; this is encoded by the exons ATGGCGGAGAAGTCCTCCTCCTCTCAAAACGCACAAGTCAAGATTGGACATTACATTTTGGGGGATACCCTAGGAATAGGAACGTTTGGCAAAGTTAAAA TTGCCACACATCAGCTGACCAATCATAAGGTGGCGGTAAAGATCCTCAACAGGCAGAAGATCAAGAGTCTCGATGTTGTCGGTAAAATCAAGAGAGAAATTCAGAATCTCAAGCTTTTTCGTCACCCACACATTATCAAACT GTATCAGGTGATCAGTACCCCCACAGATATCTTCATGGTGATGGAGTATGTGTCTGGGGGAGAATTGTTTGATTACATCGTCAAACATGGCAAG CTGAAGGAGCCGGAGGCCCGGCGCTTCTTCCAGCAGATTATATCTGGTGTGGATTATTGTCATCGTCACATGGTTGTTCATAGAGATCTGAAACCAGAAAACCTCCTTCTAGACAGCAGCCTCAATGTTAAAATTGCTGACTTTG GGCTTTCAAACATGATGCATGATGGCGAGTTTTTACGTACCAGCTGTGGCTCACCAAATTATGCTGCCCCAGAAGTCATCTCAGGGAA GTTGTATGCCGGACCAGAGGTGGACATCTGGAGTTGTGGGGTCATCCTGTATGCCTTGTTGTGTGGAACA CTGCCATTTGATGATGAACATGTGCCAACTTTATTCCGGAAAATTAAAT CTGGGATATTTGCTGTGCCAGATTATCTGAACAAAGAGGTCGTCAGTCTGCTGTGTTTGATGCTGCAAGTGGATCCACTCAAACGGGCCACCATAGCCCAAATCAG GGATCACGATTGGTTCCAAAAAGATTTGCCGACTTACCTTTTCCCCTCGCCTCAAGATCAGGATGCATCCATCGTAGAAATGGACGTCATTCGTGAAATTTGTGAG AAATTCGGAGTGACGGAGTATGAGGTACAACGAGCGTTGCTCAGTAATGACCCCCACGACCAGCTGAATATAGCCTATCACCTGATTGTGGACAACCGCAGATTGGCGGGAGAAG GGGATCTCGGAG TCACTGATGTGGAGTTACAGGAGTTTTACCTGGCCTCGAGTCCTCCCCCTGATTCCTTCCTCTTG GCGTCCAGTCCCATGAGACCCCACCCAGAGAGAATGCCAG AAATGAAGAACACAACACACACTCTGGAGCCTGTCTCTAGTGCCAAGCAGCTAGGGGCTCAGGCAAAGAAGGCCAAATGGCATTTAG GAATAAGATCTCAGAGTAAACCATTGGATATCATGCATGAAGTATTCCGAGCCATGAAAACGTTGGACTAT GAATGGAAGATCGTGACTCCATACCATGTTCGCGTTAGAAGGAAGAATCCAGTCACAGGGCGTTTT TCCAAGATGAGTCTACAGCTGTACCAGGTGGACCAGAAGAGTTACCTGCTGGACTTTAAGAGTCTGTCCAACGTGGAGATCCACGAGTCCATGTCCTCCTCGTCCTCCCTGGAGGGCGGCCGCATGCCCCTATCTCCCCCCTCCTCCTGCTCCGACCTAG ATCCCGTCACCGACACTGTTCTGTTAATGCCTG ATCCTGCAGCATCTGAAGCACAAGTTATCAGTAACCATG aatCTGCTTCAACCAGTGAAAGTTTCTGTAGCAACCTAG ACGAGAAAATGGACATAGATGAGGAACAGCCTAGGCAGCATCAGACCCTGGAGTTCTTTGAAATGTGTGCAAGTCTCATCACCACACTGGCCAGATAG
- the LOC128165229 gene encoding 5'-AMP-activated protein kinase catalytic subunit alpha-2-like isoform X12, whose translation MAEKSSSSQNAQVKIGHYILGDTLGIGTFGKVKIATHQLTNHKVAVKILNRQKIKSLDVVGKIKREIQNLKLFRHPHIIKLYQVISTPTDIFMVMEYVSGGELFDYIVKHGKLKEPEARRFFQQIISGVDYCHRHMVVHRDLKPENLLLDSSLNVKIADFGLSNMMHDGEFLRTSCGSPNYAAPEVISGKLYAGPEVDIWSCGVILYALLCGTLPFDDEHVPTLFRKIKSGIFAVPDYLNKEVVSLLCLMLQVDPLKRATIAQIRDHDWFQKDLPTYLFPSPQDQDASIVEMDVIREICEKFGVTEYEVQRALLSNDPHDQLNIAYHLIVDNRRLAGEVTDVELQEFYLASSPPPDSFLLASSPMRPHPERMPEMKNTTHTLEPVSSAKQLGAQAKKAKWHLGIRSQSKPLDIMHEVFRAMKTLDYEWKIVTPYHVRVRRKNPVTGRFSKMSLQLYQVDQKSYLLDFKSLSNVEIHESMSSSSSLEGGRMPLSPPSSCSDLDPVTDTVLLMPESASTSESFCSNLDEKMDIDEEQPRQHQTLEFFEMCASLITTLAR comes from the exons ATGGCGGAGAAGTCCTCCTCCTCTCAAAACGCACAAGTCAAGATTGGACATTACATTTTGGGGGATACCCTAGGAATAGGAACGTTTGGCAAAGTTAAAA TTGCCACACATCAGCTGACCAATCATAAGGTGGCGGTAAAGATCCTCAACAGGCAGAAGATCAAGAGTCTCGATGTTGTCGGTAAAATCAAGAGAGAAATTCAGAATCTCAAGCTTTTTCGTCACCCACACATTATCAAACT GTATCAGGTGATCAGTACCCCCACAGATATCTTCATGGTGATGGAGTATGTGTCTGGGGGAGAATTGTTTGATTACATCGTCAAACATGGCAAG CTGAAGGAGCCGGAGGCCCGGCGCTTCTTCCAGCAGATTATATCTGGTGTGGATTATTGTCATCGTCACATGGTTGTTCATAGAGATCTGAAACCAGAAAACCTCCTTCTAGACAGCAGCCTCAATGTTAAAATTGCTGACTTTG GGCTTTCAAACATGATGCATGATGGCGAGTTTTTACGTACCAGCTGTGGCTCACCAAATTATGCTGCCCCAGAAGTCATCTCAGGGAA GTTGTATGCCGGACCAGAGGTGGACATCTGGAGTTGTGGGGTCATCCTGTATGCCTTGTTGTGTGGAACA CTGCCATTTGATGATGAACATGTGCCAACTTTATTCCGGAAAATTAAAT CTGGGATATTTGCTGTGCCAGATTATCTGAACAAAGAGGTCGTCAGTCTGCTGTGTTTGATGCTGCAAGTGGATCCACTCAAACGGGCCACCATAGCCCAAATCAG GGATCACGATTGGTTCCAAAAAGATTTGCCGACTTACCTTTTCCCCTCGCCTCAAGATCAGGATGCATCCATCGTAGAAATGGACGTCATTCGTGAAATTTGTGAG AAATTCGGAGTGACGGAGTATGAGGTACAACGAGCGTTGCTCAGTAATGACCCCCACGACCAGCTGAATATAGCCTATCACCTGATTGTGGACAACCGCAGATTGGCGGGAGAAG TCACTGATGTGGAGTTACAGGAGTTTTACCTGGCCTCGAGTCCTCCCCCTGATTCCTTCCTCTTG GCGTCCAGTCCCATGAGACCCCACCCAGAGAGAATGCCAG AAATGAAGAACACAACACACACTCTGGAGCCTGTCTCTAGTGCCAAGCAGCTAGGGGCTCAGGCAAAGAAGGCCAAATGGCATTTAG GAATAAGATCTCAGAGTAAACCATTGGATATCATGCATGAAGTATTCCGAGCCATGAAAACGTTGGACTAT GAATGGAAGATCGTGACTCCATACCATGTTCGCGTTAGAAGGAAGAATCCAGTCACAGGGCGTTTT TCCAAGATGAGTCTACAGCTGTACCAGGTGGACCAGAAGAGTTACCTGCTGGACTTTAAGAGTCTGTCCAACGTGGAGATCCACGAGTCCATGTCCTCCTCGTCCTCCCTGGAGGGCGGCCGCATGCCCCTATCTCCCCCCTCCTCCTGCTCCGACCTAG ATCCCGTCACCGACACTGTTCTGTTAATGCCTG aatCTGCTTCAACCAGTGAAAGTTTCTGTAGCAACCTAG ACGAGAAAATGGACATAGATGAGGAACAGCCTAGGCAGCATCAGACCCTGGAGTTCTTTGAAATGTGTGCAAGTCTCATCACCACACTGGCCAGATAG
- the LOC128165229 gene encoding 5'-AMP-activated protein kinase catalytic subunit alpha-2-like isoform X14, whose protein sequence is MAEKSSSSQNAQVKIGHYILGDTLGIGTFGKVKIATHQLTNHKVAVKILNRQKIKSLDVVGKIKREIQNLKLFRHPHIIKLYQVISTPTDIFMVMEYVSGGELFDYIVKHGKLKEPEARRFFQQIISGVDYCHRHMVVHRDLKPENLLLDSSLNVKIADFGLSNMMHDGEFLRTSCGSPNYAAPEVISGKLYAGPEVDIWSCGVILYALLCGTLPFDDEHVPTLFRKIKSGIFAVPDYLNKEVVSLLCLMLQVDPLKRATIAQIRDHDWFQKDLPTYLFPSPQDQDASIVEMDVIREICEKFGVTEYEVQRALLSNDPHDQLNIAYHLIVDNRRLAGEVTDVELQEFYLASSPPPDSFLLAKQSHILGTPTPQEHASSPMRPHPERMPEMKNTTHTLEPVSSAKQLGAQAKKAKWHLGIRSQSKPLDIMHEVFRAMKTLDYEWKIVTPYHVRVRRKNPVTGRFSKMSLQLYQVDQKSYLLDFKSLSNVEIHESMSSSSSLEGGRMPLSPPSSCSDLDEKMDIDEEQPRQHQTLEFFEMCASLITTLAR, encoded by the exons ATGGCGGAGAAGTCCTCCTCCTCTCAAAACGCACAAGTCAAGATTGGACATTACATTTTGGGGGATACCCTAGGAATAGGAACGTTTGGCAAAGTTAAAA TTGCCACACATCAGCTGACCAATCATAAGGTGGCGGTAAAGATCCTCAACAGGCAGAAGATCAAGAGTCTCGATGTTGTCGGTAAAATCAAGAGAGAAATTCAGAATCTCAAGCTTTTTCGTCACCCACACATTATCAAACT GTATCAGGTGATCAGTACCCCCACAGATATCTTCATGGTGATGGAGTATGTGTCTGGGGGAGAATTGTTTGATTACATCGTCAAACATGGCAAG CTGAAGGAGCCGGAGGCCCGGCGCTTCTTCCAGCAGATTATATCTGGTGTGGATTATTGTCATCGTCACATGGTTGTTCATAGAGATCTGAAACCAGAAAACCTCCTTCTAGACAGCAGCCTCAATGTTAAAATTGCTGACTTTG GGCTTTCAAACATGATGCATGATGGCGAGTTTTTACGTACCAGCTGTGGCTCACCAAATTATGCTGCCCCAGAAGTCATCTCAGGGAA GTTGTATGCCGGACCAGAGGTGGACATCTGGAGTTGTGGGGTCATCCTGTATGCCTTGTTGTGTGGAACA CTGCCATTTGATGATGAACATGTGCCAACTTTATTCCGGAAAATTAAAT CTGGGATATTTGCTGTGCCAGATTATCTGAACAAAGAGGTCGTCAGTCTGCTGTGTTTGATGCTGCAAGTGGATCCACTCAAACGGGCCACCATAGCCCAAATCAG GGATCACGATTGGTTCCAAAAAGATTTGCCGACTTACCTTTTCCCCTCGCCTCAAGATCAGGATGCATCCATCGTAGAAATGGACGTCATTCGTGAAATTTGTGAG AAATTCGGAGTGACGGAGTATGAGGTACAACGAGCGTTGCTCAGTAATGACCCCCACGACCAGCTGAATATAGCCTATCACCTGATTGTGGACAACCGCAGATTGGCGGGAGAAG TCACTGATGTGGAGTTACAGGAGTTTTACCTGGCCTCGAGTCCTCCCCCTGATTCCTTCCTCTTG GCAAAGCAGTCGCATATACTGGGCACACCGACCCCCCAGGAACAT GCGTCCAGTCCCATGAGACCCCACCCAGAGAGAATGCCAG AAATGAAGAACACAACACACACTCTGGAGCCTGTCTCTAGTGCCAAGCAGCTAGGGGCTCAGGCAAAGAAGGCCAAATGGCATTTAG GAATAAGATCTCAGAGTAAACCATTGGATATCATGCATGAAGTATTCCGAGCCATGAAAACGTTGGACTAT GAATGGAAGATCGTGACTCCATACCATGTTCGCGTTAGAAGGAAGAATCCAGTCACAGGGCGTTTT TCCAAGATGAGTCTACAGCTGTACCAGGTGGACCAGAAGAGTTACCTGCTGGACTTTAAGAGTCTGTCCAACGTGGAGATCCACGAGTCCATGTCCTCCTCGTCCTCCCTGGAGGGCGGCCGCATGCCCCTATCTCCCCCCTCCTCCTGCTCCGACCTAG ACGAGAAAATGGACATAGATGAGGAACAGCCTAGGCAGCATCAGACCCTGGAGTTCTTTGAAATGTGTGCAAGTCTCATCACCACACTGGCCAGATAG